One window of Desulfobulbaceae bacterium genomic DNA carries:
- a CDS encoding type II/IV secretion system protein, producing MLVDAGLLTTETLSSALSAQRKSGLRLGDFLIAKEIITENQIIDLLSEQLQIKKFNSNDFEITLDLARIIPHDIAEKYSLVPLAKDDFVLTVTMTDPMDLQALDHIEKLCDIEVEPIICSKSQLNLLTNGIYGIRSEVNDIVGEMDDSLEVSADESLSKENIGDLSDIADTAPVIRLVNSILRQAVSEKASDIHISPEKDFAQVRLRIDGKLHEVPPPPKSTLAGIVSRIKILANMDITTTRVPQDGRFNIQVDNQDVSIRVSSLPTVYGENLVMRLLFISAGSIPLEELGLLDKDLKSLLRLAAQPYGMILSAGPTGSGKSSTLYAILKKVISPEINVITLEDPVEYRMPGARQVQLNVKAGMTFASGLRSILRQDPDTIMVGEIRDGETAMIATQAALTGHLVLSTLHTNDSASAITRLNNMGVEPFLISSSLLGVCAQRLIRKNCTHCQKPYEPPQALLEYWNITKAEAANFQKSPGCSYCMQSGYKGRMGIYEILSVDDTVRELIIKGASSTEISKILKEAGKLTVLRDTALIRVLEGHTTFDEAAKTVLV from the coding sequence ATGCTGGTTGATGCCGGCCTGCTCACTACAGAGACATTATCTTCGGCACTCAGTGCCCAGAGAAAATCAGGCCTGCGCCTGGGTGATTTTCTAATTGCTAAGGAAATTATTACCGAAAATCAGATTATCGACCTTTTAAGTGAACAACTCCAGATCAAGAAATTCAACTCAAATGATTTTGAGATCACCCTTGATCTTGCCCGAATAATACCCCACGATATTGCCGAGAAATATTCGCTTGTGCCGCTGGCCAAAGATGACTTTGTGCTCACAGTAACCATGACTGACCCCATGGATCTACAAGCACTCGATCATATCGAGAAACTTTGTGACATCGAAGTTGAACCGATCATCTGTTCCAAATCGCAACTCAATTTACTGACCAACGGCATCTATGGTATTCGTTCCGAAGTAAACGATATTGTAGGTGAAATGGATGACTCCCTAGAAGTTTCAGCTGATGAATCTCTTTCCAAAGAAAACATAGGCGATCTCAGTGATATTGCCGATACCGCTCCCGTTATTCGACTTGTCAACTCCATCCTTCGACAAGCAGTCAGCGAGAAAGCCTCAGACATCCATATCAGCCCGGAAAAAGACTTCGCCCAAGTCCGACTGCGGATAGACGGCAAGCTCCACGAGGTTCCTCCGCCACCGAAATCAACACTTGCAGGTATTGTCTCGCGCATAAAGATACTCGCCAATATGGATATCACCACCACACGTGTCCCTCAAGACGGTCGATTCAATATTCAAGTCGATAACCAGGACGTAAGCATCAGGGTCTCCTCTCTGCCTACTGTCTATGGCGAGAACCTGGTCATGCGTTTACTCTTTATCAGCGCCGGCTCTATTCCCTTGGAAGAGCTTGGTCTGCTTGATAAAGATCTGAAATCACTGCTTCGACTGGCCGCACAGCCCTACGGAATGATCCTAAGTGCCGGCCCGACTGGAAGCGGTAAATCTAGTACACTCTATGCGATTCTTAAAAAAGTTATTTCGCCGGAAATTAACGTTATAACCCTTGAGGATCCGGTAGAATATCGAATGCCGGGCGCACGTCAAGTTCAACTCAATGTGAAGGCCGGGATGACCTTTGCCTCCGGCCTACGCTCAATTTTGCGACAAGACCCCGACACAATAATGGTCGGTGAAATTCGTGACGGAGAGACAGCTATGATTGCCACCCAGGCTGCTCTTACAGGCCACCTTGTTCTAAGCACCCTTCACACCAATGATTCAGCCAGTGCCATTACACGGCTTAACAACATGGGCGTTGAACCTTTCCTGATTTCATCATCGCTTTTAGGTGTTTGCGCACAAAGGCTTATTCGCAAAAACTGTACTCACTGCCAAAAGCCATACGAACCACCCCAAGCCCTTTTAGAATATTGGAATATCACCAAGGCTGAGGCGGCAAACTTCCAAAAAAGCCCTGGCTGTTCCTACTGCATGCAATCAGGGTACAAAGGCCGAATGGGCATTTATGAGATTTTGAGCGTAGATGACACTGTACGTGAGTTGATAATCAAGGGGGCCTCATCAACTGAAATCAGCAAAATTTTGAAAGAAGCCGGGAAGTTGACAGTATTGCGGGACACTGCCCTCATCCGTGTCCTTGAAGGTCATACGACATTTGATGAAGCGGCAAAAACCGTTCTCGTATAA
- the pilQ gene encoding type IV pilus secretin PilQ, with amino-acid sequence MNLIRSLSLYFLLIISATISSCASQTEPVNKNPFFDDWKAKAENSQPYLPSREEFEQTAPGKLLQQELSVKSRENEARNKEEKKVINLPKELISVRFIDDDLATSLRTMARLADQNILISPSVKGTLNMHIAQTPWDVVFMGIVNSFGLTVNQEENLLHILSLDDLKQQVERKATLLEEEQVSQLITQIVPIEFSAPETIFPSVELLLSKNKEGVARGSVSVDSHSRSLVVRDTEGNISKILKLIYELDSPTPQILIKAHIVEATKDTARELGVKWGALSTNVLNDSNIQLTPGANASYSGGNLSYPSTSATSLDYGIDMGANTINSIAAASMGLIINGSDILLDAQLSALQSDGKLNILSSPSIATLDNSEAIIESGKDIPFQTTVDGSIIIVYKEATLKLTVTPHVISEKMVKLSIEAKKDEVDTDNTVNGNPHIFKKLAKTQLVVRNGDTVVLAGLSKEKHSDRDTGVPGLKDIPFLGHLFKQDSKSKEFEELLIFITPTILSQHAGVE; translated from the coding sequence ATGAACCTAATTCGCTCACTCTCCCTGTACTTTCTTCTGATTATCTCTGCCACGATATCATCCTGCGCTTCGCAGACAGAACCGGTTAACAAAAACCCTTTTTTTGATGATTGGAAAGCCAAAGCCGAAAATTCTCAACCCTACCTGCCTTCAAGGGAGGAATTTGAGCAGACTGCACCGGGAAAACTCCTACAACAGGAGCTAAGCGTAAAGTCGAGGGAAAATGAGGCAAGGAACAAAGAAGAAAAAAAGGTAATCAATCTCCCAAAAGAGCTTATCTCAGTACGTTTTATAGATGATGACCTGGCAACTTCATTAAGAACAATGGCCCGCCTTGCAGACCAGAACATTCTTATAAGTCCAAGTGTAAAAGGTACACTTAATATGCATATCGCCCAAACCCCATGGGATGTCGTTTTCATGGGTATCGTTAACAGTTTTGGCCTTACTGTCAACCAGGAAGAAAATCTGCTTCACATACTCTCACTCGACGACCTCAAACAACAGGTGGAAAGAAAGGCAACACTCCTGGAAGAAGAGCAGGTTTCACAACTAATAACTCAGATTGTGCCCATCGAATTTTCCGCTCCCGAGACGATTTTCCCTTCAGTTGAGCTTCTCCTGTCAAAGAACAAAGAAGGTGTGGCTCGCGGTTCTGTTTCAGTAGATTCCCATTCTCGTTCTCTGGTGGTTCGCGACACAGAAGGAAACATTTCTAAAATCCTAAAACTTATTTACGAGCTTGACAGCCCAACGCCACAAATCCTCATCAAGGCCCATATCGTTGAAGCAACAAAAGACACGGCCAGGGAACTTGGCGTAAAATGGGGCGCCTTATCAACCAATGTACTTAACGACTCAAATATTCAGTTAACTCCAGGGGCTAATGCCAGCTATAGCGGCGGCAATCTATCATACCCGTCAACGAGCGCCACGTCCTTGGATTACGGCATCGATATGGGTGCCAATACAATCAACAGTATCGCTGCCGCCTCAATGGGTCTGATTATCAACGGCAGCGATATCCTGCTCGACGCCCAACTGTCGGCACTGCAAAGTGACGGCAAACTCAATATACTTTCCAGTCCATCTATTGCCACACTTGACAACTCGGAAGCCATTATCGAGTCAGGAAAGGATATCCCCTTTCAAACCACAGTCGATGGCTCCATTATAATAGTCTACAAAGAGGCAACTTTAAAACTTACCGTCACTCCCCACGTGATTTCCGAAAAAATGGTGAAATTGAGTATTGAAGCAAAAAAAGATGAGGTTGACACTGACAATACCGTCAACGGCAATCCCCATATTTTCAAAAAACTCGCAAAGACACAATTGGTAGTCCGCAATGGCGATACGGTTGTTCTCGCTGGTTTGTCCAAAGAAAAACATTCAGATCGTGATACTGGTGTCCCTGGCCTTAAGGACATTCCCTTTCTGGGCCATCTGTTCAAACAGGATTCAAAAAGCAAAGAGTTTGAGGAACTTCTTATTTTTATAACCCCAACAATTCTCTCTCAGCATGCCGGAGTTGAGTAG